Proteins from a genomic interval of Nostoc sp. TCL240-02:
- a CDS encoding efflux RND transporter permease subunit: protein MNISELFIRRPIMTTLVMLGILIFGLISYQQLPVSDLPNVDYPTLQVTANLPGASPETMAASVATPLEQQFSSIAGLSSMNSTSSLGTTQLTLQFDLNRDIDGAAQDVQSAIAKGAKQLPTNMPNPPSYRKVNPADQPVLYISLNSSILPLSTVDKYAETLLAQRLSMVDGVAQVQVFGSQKYAVRIQLDPEALSVKGIGIDEVADAIANGNVNLPTGTLYGKQQNSTIQANGQLNDAASYRSLSVAYQNGAPVQLGELGQVLDSVENDKIASWYFPVKKESKGAEEQGSRGAGEQRSRGAGEKSSIQNSGVRAIVLAIQRQPGTNTVQVVDAIKKLLPSFRTQIPAAVNMDILYDRSQSIRESVDDVQFTLLLTIALVVLVIFLFLRNISATVIPSLAVPLSIVATFGVMVLLGFSLDNLSLMALTLSVGFVVDDAVVMLENIVRHMEMGESRMEAALNGSREIGFTILSMTISLVAVFIPILFMEGILGRLFREFAVTISVAILVSGVISLSLTPMLCSRFLSPPHHEQESEGDDEQGSRGAGEAGEQGGEGEILNSQSRVPSPESPVPTPQSRIKNFNRRLYNFSENVFNVILGGYDWSLKKSLKYHRTTMVISGAILVATVYLFIIVPKGFVPNADVGQITATTQASEDISFDEMVKHQQAVAAIAYRDPNVDSINSSVGAGGPNASANAGRLLIELKPRHERSLSADEVVQELRPKLSVVPGIKVFLQNPPAINVGGQQTKAQYQFTLQTPNIQELYQYAPVLEEKLRSLSDLQDVNSDLQIKNPQVKVDINRDQASALGLTANQIETALSNAYGTRQVSTIYAPDSQYQVIMGVEPKYQQNANALDLLSVRAPSGQLVPLNAIATLSKDVGPLTINHKGQLASVTFSFNLKPGVSLGNVTGKIEELARQTLPPTISTGFQGSAQAFQSSIQGLGLLLLVAILVIYIVLGILYENFIHPLTILSSLPSAGFGAILTLLLFQVDLNIYAFVGIILLVGIVKKNGIMMVDFAIVARHNGKTPYDAIYEACLVRFRPIMMTTMAALMGTLPIALGLGAGADTRRPLGLAVVGGLVFSQFLTLYLTPVFYTYMESWQTKLKKRSWRKQPILHSPD from the coding sequence ATGAACATTTCCGAGCTATTTATCCGGCGACCAATCATGACTACTCTGGTTATGCTTGGCATTTTGATATTTGGACTGATCAGTTACCAACAACTACCTGTTAGCGACTTACCCAATGTGGATTATCCAACACTCCAGGTAACAGCTAATCTGCCCGGAGCTAGCCCAGAAACGATGGCTGCTTCAGTTGCAACTCCATTAGAGCAGCAGTTTTCGAGCATTGCGGGATTGAGTTCGATGAACTCTACCAGTTCTTTGGGTACTACACAGTTAACGCTGCAATTTGACCTGAATCGGGATATTGACGGTGCAGCCCAAGATGTCCAGTCTGCGATCGCTAAGGGAGCAAAGCAGTTACCGACAAATATGCCGAATCCGCCATCTTACCGAAAGGTAAATCCGGCAGATCAGCCAGTCCTTTACATCTCGCTGAATTCGTCTATTCTGCCCCTGTCAACTGTAGATAAGTACGCTGAAACATTGCTGGCACAACGCCTGTCAATGGTGGATGGAGTAGCACAAGTGCAGGTGTTTGGTTCCCAAAAGTACGCGGTACGAATTCAGCTTGACCCGGAAGCGCTGAGTGTCAAAGGCATAGGAATCGATGAAGTCGCTGATGCGATCGCTAATGGAAATGTCAATCTGCCTACGGGGACACTTTACGGTAAGCAGCAAAATTCTACGATTCAAGCAAACGGTCAACTCAATGATGCCGCTAGCTATCGTTCCCTAAGTGTGGCTTATCAGAACGGCGCACCAGTACAGCTAGGAGAACTAGGTCAAGTTCTGGACAGCGTGGAAAATGATAAGATTGCAAGCTGGTATTTTCCTGTTAAGAAAGAGAGTAAGGGAGCAGAGGAGCAGGGGAGCAGGGGAGCAGGGGAGCAGAGGAGCAGAGGAGCAGGGGAGAAATCCTCAATCCAAAATTCTGGGGTGCGGGCGATCGTTCTGGCAATTCAGCGCCAACCAGGAACTAATACCGTTCAAGTAGTGGATGCAATCAAGAAACTCCTACCCAGCTTTCGGACACAGATTCCGGCGGCTGTGAATATGGATATTCTCTACGATCGCTCCCAGTCAATTCGTGAGTCGGTGGATGATGTACAATTCACGCTGTTGCTCACCATCGCTCTGGTGGTGCTGGTAATCTTTCTATTTCTTCGCAATATCTCTGCTACAGTTATTCCCAGTTTGGCAGTACCGCTTTCGATAGTAGCGACTTTTGGAGTCATGGTACTACTGGGTTTCTCCCTCGATAACCTATCACTGATGGCGTTGACCCTTTCAGTAGGTTTCGTGGTAGATGATGCCGTAGTCATGCTGGAGAATATTGTCCGCCACATGGAAATGGGCGAAAGCCGCATGGAAGCAGCCCTAAATGGTTCTAGAGAGATTGGTTTCACAATTTTATCTATGACCATCTCTCTGGTAGCAGTATTTATCCCGATACTTTTCATGGAAGGCATTCTGGGGCGACTGTTCCGTGAGTTTGCCGTTACCATCAGCGTTGCAATCTTGGTATCTGGCGTAATTTCCCTCAGCTTGACACCAATGCTGTGTTCGAGATTTTTAAGTCCACCTCATCATGAGCAGGAGAGTGAGGGGGATGACGAGCAGGGAAGTAGGGGAGCAGGGGAAGCAGGGGAGCAAGGGGGAGAGGGAGAAATTCTTAACTCCCAGTCCCGAGTCCCCAGTCCCGAGTCCCCAGTCCCCACTCCCCAGTCCCGAATCAAAAATTTCAACCGTCGTCTCTACAACTTTTCGGAAAACGTTTTTAATGTGATATTGGGCGGATACGATTGGAGTTTGAAGAAATCACTCAAGTATCACCGCACAACGATGGTGATTTCGGGAGCGATTCTTGTGGCGACAGTATATCTATTTATAATTGTGCCTAAAGGGTTTGTTCCCAACGCAGATGTTGGACAAATTACGGCAACAACTCAGGCATCAGAGGATATATCCTTTGATGAGATGGTAAAACATCAACAAGCTGTAGCTGCGATCGCTTACCGAGATCCGAATGTCGATTCCATAAACTCCAGTGTTGGGGCTGGCGGGCCAAATGCCTCCGCCAACGCGGGACGACTTTTAATTGAACTCAAGCCCCGCCATGAGCGCAGTCTCAGCGCTGATGAAGTTGTTCAGGAACTCCGACCGAAGTTATCAGTTGTGCCTGGAATTAAGGTATTCTTACAAAATCCCCCAGCGATTAATGTGGGTGGACAACAAACAAAAGCGCAGTATCAATTTACTCTACAAACTCCCAATATTCAGGAACTTTACCAGTACGCTCCAGTTTTAGAAGAGAAATTGCGATCGCTCTCAGATTTACAAGATGTCAACAGCGATTTGCAAATCAAAAATCCGCAAGTAAAAGTAGACATCAACCGCGACCAAGCTTCAGCTCTAGGTTTGACTGCCAATCAAATCGAAACTGCTCTGAGTAATGCTTATGGCACTCGCCAAGTTTCTACCATCTACGCTCCCGATAGTCAATATCAAGTAATTATGGGCGTGGAACCAAAATATCAGCAAAATGCCAACGCCCTAGATTTACTCTCAGTTCGTGCCCCTAGTGGACAACTTGTGCCTCTCAACGCCATAGCAACCTTGAGCAAAGATGTAGGCCCCTTAACTATCAACCACAAAGGGCAGCTAGCATCTGTCACCTTCTCCTTTAATCTTAAGCCAGGAGTGTCACTAGGTAACGTCACTGGGAAAATTGAGGAACTTGCTCGTCAAACATTGCCACCTACTATTAGTACAGGCTTCCAAGGTTCAGCGCAGGCATTCCAATCTTCGATTCAGGGCTTAGGACTGCTACTGCTAGTTGCCATCTTGGTGATTTATATTGTGTTGGGGATTCTCTACGAGAACTTCATTCACCCGCTAACTATCCTTTCTAGCTTACCTTCTGCTGGATTTGGGGCAATACTGACCCTGTTGCTGTTTCAAGTTGACTTGAATATTTACGCCTTCGTCGGCATCATTCTGCTAGTTGGCATTGTGAAGAAAAACGGGAT
- a CDS encoding efflux RND transporter periplasmic adaptor subunit: MRRLVSIQTIKPSSLAAQTIFSFHNVIQRGRFSLLILGLTYLCAACNASEAQPSGKEAGKKRAVPVVVATATQKTIPIQLAATGTVEAYSTVSVKSQVGGQLTGVYFQQGQNVKKGDLLFKIDSRPLQAALMQANAAKAKDLAQVKQAQANVLKAIAQVNQAKANVVKDKSQATNANVQAQRYASLLKQGAISKEQSEQYQTTAAAQQATVQADQEGVANAQAAIAAAQADVQNAQAVVVADEAAIDNAKVQLSYTSIYSPIAGRTGSLKLNQGNLVEANATDPLITISQIHPIYVNFSIAQRLLPDIKKYSANNGKLEVDALPPKDAGRPVRGELTFVDSGVNTQTGTIQLKGTFANADDRLFPGQFVNVVLKLSEEPNAITVPSQAVQSGQKGQFVYVIKPDKTAEMRAITVGDTVGNETVIQQGVKPGEQVVIDGQFNLVPDATVQVKPEVGSRGAGGQEAGGAGGAR; the protein is encoded by the coding sequence ATGCGCCGTTTAGTTTCTATTCAGACGATAAAGCCTTCGTCCTTGGCTGCTCAAACTATTTTTAGCTTTCATAACGTTATTCAAAGAGGACGATTTTCGCTACTTATATTAGGTCTAACTTACTTGTGTGCTGCCTGTAATGCTTCCGAAGCCCAACCAAGTGGAAAAGAAGCAGGAAAAAAGCGAGCCGTGCCAGTGGTGGTTGCCACTGCGACTCAAAAAACGATTCCAATACAGTTAGCGGCTACGGGGACAGTTGAAGCATATTCTACGGTATCTGTCAAATCTCAAGTTGGCGGACAACTGACTGGAGTCTATTTTCAGCAAGGACAGAACGTTAAGAAAGGCGACTTGTTATTTAAAATTGATTCTCGCCCTCTACAAGCCGCACTGATGCAAGCTAACGCTGCCAAGGCTAAAGATTTGGCTCAGGTGAAACAGGCACAGGCTAATGTGCTAAAAGCGATCGCTCAAGTGAACCAGGCAAAAGCGAATGTAGTGAAGGATAAGTCCCAGGCTACAAATGCAAATGTGCAGGCTCAACGTTATGCTAGTTTGCTCAAGCAAGGGGCTATCAGTAAAGAACAGTCCGAACAGTATCAGACTACTGCTGCTGCTCAACAGGCAACGGTGCAAGCAGATCAAGAGGGAGTCGCAAATGCTCAGGCTGCGATCGCAGCAGCCCAAGCAGATGTACAAAATGCTCAGGCGGTGGTAGTAGCAGATGAAGCTGCGATCGATAATGCTAAAGTTCAGCTTTCTTATACTTCCATCTACTCACCAATTGCTGGACGCACGGGTAGTCTGAAGCTAAATCAAGGCAACTTGGTAGAGGCGAATGCCACCGATCCGCTCATTACAATCAGTCAAATTCACCCGATTTACGTCAACTTTTCCATTGCCCAGCGACTGCTGCCAGATATCAAAAAATACAGTGCTAATAACGGCAAGTTAGAAGTCGATGCTTTACCTCCTAAAGACGCTGGGCGGCCAGTCCGAGGTGAACTGACATTTGTCGATAGTGGAGTCAATACCCAAACAGGCACAATTCAACTTAAGGGTACTTTTGCCAACGCTGACGATCGCCTGTTTCCGGGACAGTTTGTTAATGTAGTCCTCAAACTGAGCGAAGAACCAAATGCCATTACTGTTCCTTCCCAGGCGGTACAGAGTGGGCAAAAGGGACAATTTGTGTATGTAATCAAACCCGATAAGACAGCAGAAATGCGGGCAATTACCGTCGGCGATACCGTTGGAAATGAAACGGTAATTCAGCAAGGGGTTAAACCAGGTGAACAAGTAGTTATTGATGGACAATTCAACCTAGTGCCTGATGCCACAGTCCAAGTGAAACCGGAGGTAGGAAGCAGAGGGGCAGGGGGGCAGGAAGCAGGGGGAGCAGGGGGAGCAAGGTAA
- the aroF gene encoding 3-deoxy-7-phosphoheptulonate synthase produces MTFQENETMINAKLAAQSHPNHQTIVKISEKVAFGGEELVIIGGPCTVESLEQMEIVAQKLSTASIQGLRGGVYKPRTSPYAFQGMGEEGLRILARVRSHYNMPVVTEVMSISQIEVVAAHADMLQVGSRNMQNFDLLKALGQAGKPILLKRGLAATIEEFVMAAEYILSHGNHDVVLCERGIRSFDDYTRNVLDLGAVAALKQITHLPVIVDPSHAVGKRELVAPVARAAIACGADGLIIECHPQPEKSVSDARQALSLEDMVRLVDSLKPVAKAVGRNISSNVGAGLSPAPIFCAA; encoded by the coding sequence ATAACTTTTCAGGAGAATGAAACCATGATTAATGCTAAACTTGCCGCACAATCTCATCCGAATCACCAAACAATCGTTAAAATTTCAGAAAAAGTCGCTTTCGGAGGCGAAGAACTGGTAATTATCGGCGGGCCCTGTACCGTTGAAAGCTTAGAACAAATGGAAATTGTTGCCCAAAAGCTATCTACTGCATCGATACAGGGGTTGCGTGGCGGTGTCTACAAACCTCGCACATCACCCTACGCTTTCCAGGGTATGGGTGAGGAAGGATTGAGGATTTTGGCAAGGGTGCGATCGCATTACAATATGCCAGTTGTCACTGAGGTGATGTCAATTTCCCAAATTGAAGTAGTTGCCGCCCACGCTGATATGCTTCAAGTTGGTAGTCGCAATATGCAAAACTTCGACTTGCTCAAAGCTTTAGGACAAGCTGGCAAACCAATATTACTCAAACGTGGTTTAGCCGCGACTATTGAAGAATTCGTTATGGCTGCTGAATATATTCTTAGCCACGGGAATCATGATGTGGTGTTGTGCGAAAGAGGTATCCGCAGCTTCGATGATTACACCCGCAATGTCCTAGATTTAGGGGCAGTGGCAGCACTCAAGCAAATAACTCACCTGCCTGTGATTGTAGATCCTTCCCATGCTGTCGGTAAACGGGAACTGGTAGCACCTGTGGCTAGGGCTGCGATCGCTTGCGGTGCTGATGGATTAATTATTGAATGTCACCCACAACCAGAAAAATCTGTTTCTGATGCTCGTCAAGCACTCTCTTTAGAAGATATGGTGCGTTTAGTTGATAGTTTAAAGCCTGTAGCAAAAGCCGTTGGGCGCAACATATCATCAAATGTCGGGGCGGGTTTATCACCTGCCCCAATTTTTTGTGCTGCTTAA
- a CDS encoding pentapeptide repeat-containing protein: protein MSDLERYYRILELEPGATLEEVNQAYKDLVFVWHPDRIPKENLRLQQKAQDKLKAINEAREKLRSLKTKHQTISNSPSPSPSPSYQQQTSPQKTQPPPKQNSDLSGKDYSRANLSNKDLSGRNLSYANLSGANLSDTFMHKVNLRGANLSEANLFRANLLLADLREANLRGANLIGADLSGTDLRGADLTGARIRSGERLLVKLIGANLAGAIMPDGAIYQ, encoded by the coding sequence ATGAGCGATCTGGAGCGGTACTATAGAATTTTGGAATTAGAGCCTGGGGCAACACTTGAAGAAGTGAACCAGGCTTACAAAGATTTAGTCTTTGTTTGGCATCCCGATCGCATTCCCAAAGAAAATCTCCGTTTACAGCAGAAAGCACAAGACAAGCTGAAAGCCATAAATGAAGCTCGTGAAAAATTGCGCTCTTTAAAAACCAAACATCAAACCATATCTAATTCACCTTCACCTTCACCTTCACCGTCATATCAACAGCAAACATCACCTCAAAAAACCCAGCCACCACCGAAGCAAAACTCAGACTTGAGTGGTAAAGACTATAGTCGGGCAAATTTGAGCAACAAAGATTTATCTGGCAGAAATCTGAGTTATGCCAACTTGAGTGGCGCTAATCTCAGCGATACTTTTATGCACAAAGTCAACCTCAGAGGGGCGAATTTATCTGAAGCAAATTTATTTCGAGCAAACCTCCTTTTAGCGGATCTCAGGGAGGCGAATTTACGTGGTGCTAATTTGATTGGTGCGGATCTCAGTGGAACTGACTTACGAGGAGCCGACTTAACAGGAGCGCGGATTCGTTCTGGTGAGCGCCTTTTGGTTAAATTAATTGGCGCTAACTTAGCTGGGGCAATTATGCCTGATGGGGCAATTTATCAATAA
- a CDS encoding DUF4360 domain-containing protein — protein MNNQNYKTTSINFIKSFLAAATLITASVGPAFANDKVEIVGAEYGGNGCPEGSASVSVSPDGQELSILFDKFIAVGNKAEERRKSCNLSIPIKVPQGFQISLYDADYRGYVAPSTIGRLRAEYFFAGQRGPVFSRTFNGESDYNVRDQLVTVADVWSRCGDSVNMRVNAAMTASGQGMATVDSFDLAHRGLVYHVKYRQCR, from the coding sequence ATGAATAATCAAAATTACAAGACAACATCTATCAACTTTATCAAATCTTTTCTAGCTGCGGCTACACTGATAACAGCTTCCGTCGGCCCTGCTTTTGCTAACGACAAAGTGGAAATTGTCGGTGCAGAATATGGTGGTAATGGCTGCCCTGAAGGATCTGCTAGTGTAAGTGTCAGTCCCGATGGTCAAGAGCTAAGTATTCTATTTGATAAGTTTATAGCTGTAGGGAATAAAGCAGAAGAAAGACGCAAAAGCTGTAACTTAAGTATTCCGATTAAAGTTCCCCAAGGCTTTCAAATTTCCCTCTACGATGCTGATTATCGGGGCTATGTTGCTCCTAGCACAATTGGCAGACTAAGAGCAGAGTACTTTTTTGCTGGTCAGCGTGGCCCTGTTTTTTCTCGGACATTTAACGGCGAAAGTGATTACAACGTTCGCGATCAGTTAGTGACTGTAGCTGATGTTTGGTCACGCTGTGGCGACAGTGTAAATATGCGGGTAAATGCTGCGATGACCGCCAGTGGTCAAGGTATGGCAACTGTTGACTCTTTTGACCTTGCCCACCGAGGGTTGGTTTATCACGTCAAATATCGCCAGTGTCGTTAA
- a CDS encoding DUF72 domain-containing protein, with the protein MNFFIGCAVWAYKGWVGELYPQGTRTADFLHLYSRRFTTVEGNTTFYAVPNQQTVTRWAAETPAGFEFCLKLPRDITHQGLLQPYIPAALKFLEGMRPLGKRLGPIFAQLPPSYAPALLEDLTSFLEAWPRTDAPLALEVRHPDWFREPHASNLTALLQKLGVGRVLLDSRPIYTGDDDSQLQSERRKPKLPLQLSVTAPFTLIRFISHPNLLVNQPFMEEWVRQIQQWLQAGVRIYFFIHCPIEARSPNIARHFQQLLEQSDTPVPPLPWNNLEHPPNQLSLWS; encoded by the coding sequence GTGAACTTTTTTATTGGTTGTGCTGTTTGGGCATATAAAGGTTGGGTTGGCGAACTTTACCCCCAAGGTACTCGCACCGCCGATTTTCTCCATCTCTACAGTCGTCGCTTCACCACTGTAGAAGGTAACACCACCTTTTATGCCGTGCCTAACCAACAAACAGTAACCCGTTGGGCTGCCGAAACACCAGCAGGTTTTGAATTTTGTCTAAAATTACCGCGAGATATTACCCATCAAGGGTTGCTACAACCTTATATTCCGGCGGCTTTAAAATTTCTGGAAGGGATGCGTCCTTTAGGTAAACGTCTTGGGCCAATATTTGCCCAGTTACCACCTAGTTATGCACCTGCATTACTTGAAGATTTGACTAGCTTTCTGGAAGCTTGGCCGCGCACAGATGCACCCCTAGCCCTGGAAGTTCGTCATCCCGACTGGTTCAGAGAACCCCATGCTAGTAATTTGACAGCGCTTTTGCAAAAGCTAGGTGTAGGACGGGTACTTTTAGACTCGCGCCCCATTTACACTGGAGATGATGACTCCCAGTTACAATCAGAACGACGTAAACCCAAATTACCGTTGCAATTGAGTGTGACAGCACCTTTTACTCTGATTCGGTTTATTTCCCATCCAAATTTATTAGTGAATCAGCCGTTTATGGAAGAGTGGGTAAGGCAGATTCAGCAATGGTTACAGGCGGGAGTGCGAATCTATTTCTTTATTCATTGTCCAATAGAAGCGCGATCGCCTAACATAGCGCGTCACTTCCAACAGCTATTAGAACAGAGTGATACACCAGTTCCACCCTTACCTTGGAATAACCTTGAGCATCCCCCCAATCAACTGAGTTTATGGTCTTGA